A stretch of the uncultured Trichococcus sp. genome encodes the following:
- a CDS encoding L,D-transpeptidase — MKKLRKVKSQWCVLTVCGLSAALLMVAPAPSVFAETSGANASSTLESKPSETEGTDIIEQFSALDEDMDNVVDDVLTEEPTNESADVPKEAASDISSEVPTESAPESNEGIPPENAEIPVSSEVVPEPNETTTIQSAPAVAVLPEVKESSSDSVVSYTAVIAKGDFTLDSLPWGYPGYAFRYMTNDFTGQKIEVIRESQNGLYALAVLNGEKLGWVDKRALSDIVIIPKVQDLSSAIAVNYTARISGKDYSIDSLPWGYAGYMYMGTSTAYFDQKIQAEKETANGQYVLISLNGEKLGWIDKRALSDIYSPPKVQDVASALTVDYAARIGSAGFSIDSLPWGYAGYAQMATSADFLDQGVQAVKETANGLYALIILNGNRLGWIDKRALTDIQIELKVQELATAITVDYTATIASGGFSIDSLPWGYAGYGQIDTTSNFIGERIQATQESPNGLYVLISSNGTRLGWVDKRALTDVTLPAKVQDVASAIVVAYTAAVTSPGYSIDSLPWGYAGYQQMAASTDFLGQRFEAVKETANGLYVLLSLNGKKMGWIDKKALGEFSYRAQAQNISGGIAVSYSPTIAKGGFSVDTLPWGYPGYQWRTSTDSYVGQQVDAVKESADGHYVLISLNGSYIGWVDKAALSGLPTYAKGPDWTVINGYFRSNSGVNYYIGNSYIIVSLSHQSVWAYKGETMLVSAPVITGKPSANNATPRGLFYIQPFKQSPSVLIGADYASPVSFWIPFVGNMIGLHDSPWQTHGYGGDVYLYYGSHGCVNTPYEAVRTLYYSYPVGTPVVVY; from the coding sequence ATGAAAAAATTGCGTAAAGTTAAATCTCAATGGTGTGTCCTTACGGTTTGCGGTCTGTCCGCAGCCTTGCTGATGGTAGCTCCGGCACCCTCAGTTTTTGCGGAAACTAGCGGAGCGAATGCTAGCAGCACCCTCGAAAGCAAGCCTTCCGAAACAGAGGGAACGGATATCATCGAGCAATTCTCCGCCCTTGATGAGGATATGGACAATGTTGTTGATGATGTTCTGACCGAAGAACCAACGAATGAATCAGCAGATGTTCCAAAAGAAGCGGCTTCGGACATCTCATCGGAAGTCCCTACAGAAAGTGCTCCTGAAAGCAATGAAGGAATCCCCCCAGAGAACGCTGAGATTCCAGTTTCCAGCGAAGTTGTTCCTGAACCTAATGAAACTACTACGATTCAGTCTGCTCCCGCTGTTGCGGTATTACCCGAAGTGAAGGAAAGCTCTTCGGATTCAGTCGTTTCGTACACCGCCGTCATTGCCAAAGGTGATTTTACGCTTGATAGTCTGCCGTGGGGCTATCCTGGCTATGCTTTTCGCTACATGACGAACGATTTTACAGGGCAAAAAATCGAGGTGATCAGAGAGTCGCAGAACGGTCTTTACGCCTTGGCAGTGCTGAATGGCGAAAAGTTGGGATGGGTCGATAAGCGAGCCTTGTCAGATATCGTCATCATCCCTAAAGTACAGGATCTTTCCTCAGCGATTGCCGTTAATTATACTGCACGCATCAGCGGGAAAGATTATTCTATCGATAGTCTGCCCTGGGGGTACGCCGGCTACATGTATATGGGAACGAGCACAGCTTATTTTGATCAGAAAATACAGGCTGAAAAAGAAACAGCCAATGGTCAATATGTCCTGATTTCATTAAACGGAGAGAAGTTGGGCTGGATCGACAAAAGGGCCCTGTCGGACATTTACAGTCCGCCTAAAGTGCAGGATGTTGCATCAGCGCTGACGGTCGACTATGCCGCCCGGATCGGGTCAGCCGGCTTTTCCATCGACAGTCTGCCATGGGGTTATGCCGGTTATGCCCAGATGGCAACGAGTGCGGACTTTTTGGATCAAGGTGTTCAAGCAGTCAAGGAGACCGCAAACGGCCTCTATGCGTTGATTATTTTGAACGGCAACAGACTGGGCTGGATCGATAAACGGGCATTGACGGATATTCAAATCGAGCTTAAAGTGCAGGAACTCGCAACAGCGATAACGGTCGATTACACAGCCACGATAGCTTCCGGCGGTTTTTCCATCGACAGCCTGCCCTGGGGCTACGCCGGATACGGGCAAATCGACACGACCAGTAACTTTATCGGGGAACGCATCCAGGCTACCCAAGAATCGCCGAACGGATTGTATGTTCTTATTTCTTCCAACGGGACCCGTTTGGGATGGGTCGACAAGCGCGCTCTGACCGATGTCACGCTTCCGGCAAAAGTCCAGGATGTAGCTTCCGCAATTGTTGTTGCCTATACGGCTGCCGTCACCTCACCCGGCTATTCGATCGACAGCCTGCCGTGGGGTTACGCCGGCTATCAACAGATGGCCGCTTCAACGGACTTCCTCGGACAACGGTTTGAGGCAGTGAAAGAGACAGCCAACGGATTGTATGTGTTGCTTTCGCTGAACGGTAAAAAAATGGGATGGATCGACAAGAAAGCTTTGGGTGAATTCAGCTACCGGGCACAAGCACAGAATATTTCCGGTGGGATTGCCGTGAGCTACTCTCCAACGATCGCGAAGGGCGGTTTCTCCGTCGATACTTTACCGTGGGGCTATCCGGGTTATCAATGGCGAACAAGCACGGACAGCTATGTAGGCCAACAAGTCGATGCGGTCAAGGAATCCGCGGACGGCCATTACGTCCTGATTTCGCTTAACGGCAGTTACATCGGTTGGGTTGACAAAGCGGCACTGTCGGGATTGCCTACCTATGCCAAAGGGCCGGACTGGACAGTGATCAACGGATATTTCCGCAGCAACTCGGGAGTCAATTACTACATCGGCAACAGCTATATCATCGTCAGTTTGAGTCATCAAAGCGTTTGGGCTTATAAAGGCGAAACGATGCTCGTTTCTGCTCCAGTCATCACCGGCAAACCATCTGCCAATAACGCCACTCCGAGAGGGTTGTTCTACATCCAACCCTTCAAACAGTCGCCATCCGTCCTGATCGGAGCGGATTATGCATCGCCCGTCAGCTTCTGGATACCGTTTGTGGGCAATATGATCGGTTTGCACGATTCGCCTTGGCAGACGCATGGCTATGGCGGCGATGTTTACCTCTATTACGGCTCGCACGGTTGTGTGAACACGCCATATGAAGCGGTTCGGACACTTTATTACAGTTATCCGGTCGGTACACCAGTTGTGGTCTATTAA
- a CDS encoding carbon-nitrogen hydrolase family protein, with amino-acid sequence MKIALLQMMVTADKEMNLNRAKELVQKAARGGADMAVLPEMFNCPYDNAFFREYAEPKGGETYRKLSEMAKEHAIYVVGGSIPQIRDNKIYNTSYTFDRQGNEIHDYSKTHLFDIQVDGGQSFRESDTLTPGNGMGVFQTEFGLFGLGICFDVRFQNDWQMLQKQGALVCIVPGAFNLTTGPAHWELLFRARAVDNQLFMVGVSPARDLDFSYHAYGHSLVVDPWGCVLAQLGFEEGIAIVTVDLERVPSVRRQIPIL; translated from the coding sequence ATGAAAATAGCCTTGCTGCAGATGATGGTAACAGCGGATAAGGAAATGAACCTAAACCGAGCAAAGGAGTTAGTCCAAAAAGCAGCACGAGGTGGAGCGGATATGGCAGTGCTGCCGGAAATGTTCAACTGTCCTTATGATAACGCCTTTTTCCGAGAATACGCAGAACCGAAAGGCGGGGAAACCTACCGGAAACTCTCGGAAATGGCGAAAGAACATGCCATTTATGTGGTCGGCGGATCGATTCCGCAAATCAGGGACAACAAAATATACAACACAAGCTATACATTCGATCGTCAAGGCAACGAGATCCATGACTACAGCAAAACCCATTTATTCGATATCCAGGTCGACGGCGGGCAATCCTTTCGGGAATCAGATACGCTGACCCCCGGAAACGGAATGGGTGTGTTTCAGACCGAATTCGGTCTCTTTGGCTTGGGTATTTGCTTTGACGTCCGATTCCAAAACGACTGGCAGATGCTCCAAAAACAAGGAGCGCTCGTCTGCATTGTGCCCGGCGCATTCAATCTGACGACCGGACCGGCGCATTGGGAATTGCTGTTCCGGGCGCGTGCTGTCGACAACCAGCTGTTCATGGTGGGGGTCAGCCCCGCTCGTGATCTTGATTTCAGCTACCATGCTTATGGTCATTCGCTTGTAGTGGATCCATGGGGTTGTGTTTTGGCCCAACTGGGGTTTGAGGAAGGAATTGCAATTGTAACGGTGGATCTCGAGCGGGTCCCATCCGTCAGAAGGCAAATCCCGATCCTTTGA
- the nifJ gene encoding pyruvate:ferredoxin (flavodoxin) oxidoreductase, which yields MSNEKMYMTVDGNTAAAYASYAFTELSGIYPITPSSPMADAVDHWAQEGRKNIFGQTVKVTQMQSEAGAAGTVHGALQAGALACSYTSSQGLLLMMPDLYKMAGQLLPSVIHVAARAVGGHALSIFGDHSDVMACRQTGYAMLASSSVQETTDLAAVAHLAAIKGRVPFLHFFDGFRTSHEIQKIEVQAYEDLAKLLDQDALKAFRDRSLSPNHPTLRGTAQNPDVFFQTKEAANRYHDAVPEIVEGYMEKMNQLTGRDYRLFNYHGAVDAERVIICMGSVYETACETADYLNRIGEKVGVLNVHLYRPFSVEHFLKALPNSVKRIAVLDRTKEAGSIGEPLFLDVVAAFNNRIDRPMIIGGRYGLGSKDTTPEQIFAVFKNLKKEQPQHPFTIGINDDVTHLSLAIAEQIDVHQEGTFEAQFWGFGSDGTVGANKNSIKIIGDHTDMHVQAYFSYDSKKSGGVTISDLRFGKEPIHEPYLIERADFVACHNHAYVKKYDMLKNLKPGGAFLLNTNWRPEDLETRLPAKMKRYIAHNKIDFYTIDAINLAKEIGLGGRINTICQAAFFKILPIIPLEEAIHHMKEAARKSYGHKGEAIVSMNERAIDAGIEGVQKISIPDSWKDAQDEPEVLKGEPDFIRNIASMMERMEGNQLPVSAFLDRADGTFPQGTTQYEKREIAVQIPIWNPEECIQCNQCSFVCPHAAIRPFLATEDEAANAPEGVEFLDGMRPYKDYKYRIQVSAADCTGCGICVLTCPARKKAIEMKNREDHLEENNNWDYMIRLPHKENPVGINTVKGSQFEQPLFEFSGACAGCGETPYIKLVTQVVGDRMQIANATGCSSIYGGSAPSTPYTTNEAGCGPSWANSLLEDNAEFGLGMHHATKQLRLRTLELTGELLNLKIDDALRSAATAWTEGFNDKNGARKLAEAYIKALETTDTTDPEILQLVNELTDYKDYLMKRSTWMIGGDGWAYDIGFGGIDHVLASGEDVNILVLDTEVYSNTGGQVSKSSNLGAIAEFASGGKPVRKKDLGMMMMNYGYVYVAQIAMGANPRHTLKVISEAEAYDGPSIVIAYSPCISHGIKCGLTVSQEHEKDAVDVGYWHLYRFQPENKLKGKNPFKLDSKEPQFERFQDFLMEEVRYSSLYNQYDAEHVQAIFDESLLAAKDRYQSYARLESYTD from the coding sequence ATGTCCAACGAAAAAATGTATATGACTGTCGATGGCAATACTGCCGCAGCCTATGCATCTTATGCTTTTACAGAACTTTCAGGGATCTATCCCATCACACCGTCTTCCCCGATGGCCGATGCTGTCGATCATTGGGCGCAGGAGGGCCGCAAGAATATTTTTGGTCAAACCGTGAAAGTAACCCAGATGCAATCCGAGGCAGGAGCAGCAGGAACTGTGCACGGAGCGCTGCAAGCAGGCGCTTTGGCGTGTTCCTATACGTCCTCGCAAGGATTATTGCTGATGATGCCAGACCTGTATAAAATGGCCGGACAATTGTTGCCTTCCGTCATCCATGTTGCCGCCCGGGCAGTGGGGGGGCATGCGCTTTCCATCTTCGGGGACCATTCGGATGTGATGGCCTGCAGGCAGACCGGCTATGCTATGTTGGCTTCTTCCAGCGTTCAGGAAACCACGGATTTGGCCGCGGTCGCCCATTTGGCGGCCATCAAAGGGCGCGTACCATTCCTGCATTTTTTTGACGGTTTCCGGACTTCGCATGAAATCCAAAAAATCGAGGTTCAAGCTTATGAGGACCTCGCGAAACTGCTCGATCAGGATGCTTTGAAAGCATTCCGTGACCGCAGCCTCAGCCCGAACCATCCGACATTGCGGGGAACGGCCCAGAATCCCGACGTCTTTTTCCAAACTAAGGAAGCGGCAAACAGATATCACGATGCTGTTCCGGAAATTGTCGAAGGTTATATGGAAAAAATGAACCAGTTGACCGGCAGGGACTACCGTCTCTTCAATTATCATGGTGCCGTGGATGCCGAACGGGTCATCATCTGCATGGGCTCCGTGTATGAAACAGCCTGCGAGACGGCGGATTACCTGAATCGTATAGGCGAAAAAGTCGGTGTTCTCAATGTGCACCTTTACCGTCCATTCAGCGTCGAGCACTTTTTGAAGGCATTACCGAACTCCGTAAAACGGATCGCAGTGCTAGACCGCACGAAAGAAGCCGGATCCATCGGCGAACCGCTCTTTCTGGATGTTGTGGCGGCCTTCAACAATCGAATTGACCGTCCGATGATCATCGGCGGACGTTATGGCTTGGGATCGAAGGACACGACACCGGAGCAAATTTTCGCGGTCTTCAAAAATCTGAAAAAAGAGCAACCGCAGCATCCCTTCACGATCGGCATAAATGATGACGTCACCCACCTGTCGCTTGCAATCGCTGAACAGATCGATGTCCATCAGGAGGGCACGTTCGAAGCGCAGTTCTGGGGCTTCGGTTCGGACGGGACTGTCGGAGCCAACAAAAATTCGATCAAAATCATTGGGGATCATACCGATATGCATGTCCAAGCCTATTTTTCCTACGATTCAAAAAAATCGGGCGGTGTAACCATTTCTGACCTGCGCTTCGGCAAAGAGCCGATCCATGAGCCGTACCTGATCGAAAGGGCTGATTTCGTGGCTTGCCACAACCACGCCTATGTAAAAAAATACGACATGCTGAAGAATCTGAAACCGGGCGGCGCTTTCCTGCTGAACACCAATTGGCGACCCGAGGATCTCGAAACCCGTTTGCCCGCCAAAATGAAAAGGTACATCGCCCATAACAAGATTGACTTCTATACGATCGACGCCATCAATCTAGCCAAGGAAATTGGTCTGGGGGGACGGATCAACACCATCTGTCAAGCAGCGTTCTTCAAAATACTGCCGATCATCCCGCTGGAAGAAGCAATCCACCACATGAAGGAAGCGGCACGCAAATCATACGGGCATAAAGGTGAAGCAATTGTATCAATGAACGAGAGAGCGATCGACGCCGGTATCGAAGGCGTCCAAAAAATCAGCATTCCGGACAGCTGGAAGGATGCGCAGGATGAGCCGGAAGTGTTGAAAGGCGAACCGGATTTTATCCGCAACATCGCCAGCATGATGGAGCGGATGGAAGGCAACCAATTGCCTGTCAGCGCCTTTCTGGACCGGGCTGACGGGACTTTCCCGCAGGGGACGACGCAATACGAAAAACGCGAAATTGCCGTCCAGATACCGATCTGGAACCCTGAGGAATGCATCCAGTGCAATCAATGCTCCTTTGTTTGTCCGCATGCCGCTATCCGACCGTTCCTGGCTACTGAAGACGAGGCAGCCAATGCCCCTGAAGGTGTGGAATTCCTGGATGGGATGCGTCCTTACAAAGACTACAAATACCGGATCCAAGTGTCCGCTGCCGACTGCACGGGCTGCGGCATCTGCGTCCTGACCTGTCCAGCCCGCAAAAAAGCGATCGAGATGAAAAACCGTGAGGATCATCTGGAGGAAAACAATAACTGGGATTACATGATCCGTCTGCCGCACAAGGAAAATCCTGTCGGCATCAATACGGTGAAAGGCAGCCAGTTCGAACAACCGTTGTTCGAATTTTCCGGTGCCTGCGCTGGTTGCGGCGAAACGCCATACATCAAATTGGTCACCCAAGTGGTGGGCGATCGCATGCAGATTGCGAACGCGACTGGCTGCTCATCAATCTATGGGGGCTCTGCTCCTTCCACGCCGTATACGACAAATGAAGCGGGCTGCGGACCGTCATGGGCAAATTCTTTGTTGGAGGACAATGCGGAATTCGGCTTAGGCATGCACCATGCCACAAAACAGCTGCGCCTGCGCACACTGGAATTGACCGGGGAACTCTTGAATCTTAAGATCGACGATGCGCTCAGGTCGGCTGCAACTGCTTGGACTGAGGGATTCAACGACAAAAATGGTGCCCGCAAATTAGCCGAAGCCTACATAAAGGCTTTGGAAACTACGGACACAACGGATCCAGAAATCCTCCAACTGGTCAATGAACTGACGGACTATAAGGATTATCTGATGAAGCGTTCCACTTGGATGATCGGCGGCGATGGATGGGCCTATGATATCGGTTTTGGCGGTATCGACCATGTTCTCGCCAGCGGGGAAGATGTGAACATACTCGTGTTGGATACGGAAGTCTATTCCAACACAGGCGGACAGGTTTCGAAATCATCCAACTTGGGTGCCATCGCTGAGTTCGCTTCCGGCGGTAAACCGGTCCGCAAGAAAGACTTGGGGATGATGATGATGAATTACGGGTACGTCTATGTCGCCCAGATCGCGATGGGCGCGAATCCGCGGCATACCCTAAAAGTCATCTCCGAGGCGGAGGCCTATGATGGGCCTTCCATCGTCATCGCTTATTCCCCATGCATCAGCCACGGCATCAAGTGCGGTTTGACCGTATCGCAGGAGCACGAAAAAGATGCTGTGGATGTCGGTTATTGGCATCTTTACCGTTTCCAGCCGGAAAACAAACTGAAAGGGAAAAACCCGTTCAAGCTGGATTCCAAGGAACCGCAATTTGAACGTTTCCAGGATTTCCTGATGGAAGAGGTCCGCTACTCTTCGTTGTACAACCAGTATGATGCCGAGCATGTACAGGCGATCTTTGACGAAAGCCTCCTGGCGGCAAAAGACCGTTATCAGTCCTACGCACGCTTGGAATCCTACACGGACTAG
- a CDS encoding AEC family transporter, whose translation MENFSIALNAVMPLLLYMLIGQVLLRARLLDGTTYQKLNNAIFRFFLPVNLLMNVYEADVRSTFRVDVLLFAVGLTLSVFCFFALVIPRIEKDNAKRGVMLQGTFRSNFVLFGLPIATSLLSESQLGMTSILIAVIVPLNNVLSVVALSIYSDHKIQPGRIILGILKNPMFIGTLAGILISLSELRFPLFLDDTLTGIKGLVTPLALIVMGGTFSFDALKNARIQLALTVFFKLVLIPIFGLTLAVLYGLTGENLVPMLTMLGGPTAVSSYTMAQQMGGDPDLASQIVVFTTIFSMFSLVVFITVLKSLLLI comes from the coding sequence TTGGAGAATTTTTCGATTGCGTTGAACGCAGTAATGCCTTTATTGTTGTACATGTTGATCGGACAGGTATTATTGAGGGCCCGTCTGTTGGACGGTACGACCTATCAAAAATTGAATAACGCCATTTTCCGGTTCTTTTTGCCGGTCAATCTCCTGATGAACGTTTACGAAGCCGATGTCAGAAGCACCTTCAGAGTGGATGTGCTCCTGTTCGCTGTCGGCCTCACCTTGAGCGTCTTCTGCTTTTTTGCATTGGTCATTCCGCGGATTGAAAAGGACAATGCCAAGCGCGGAGTGATGCTGCAAGGGACATTCCGCTCCAACTTCGTGCTCTTCGGGTTGCCGATCGCTACTTCGCTGCTGTCGGAAAGCCAATTGGGGATGACATCTATACTGATTGCGGTCATCGTTCCTCTGAACAATGTTCTGTCGGTTGTGGCGCTTTCCATCTATTCGGACCATAAAATCCAACCCGGTCGGATCATCCTGGGTATCCTTAAGAATCCGATGTTCATCGGTACACTTGCAGGGATCTTGATCAGCCTTTCCGAATTGAGATTCCCTCTATTTCTCGACGATACGTTGACCGGCATCAAAGGGCTGGTCACACCTTTAGCATTGATTGTCATGGGCGGTACTTTCAGTTTTGACGCATTGAAGAATGCCCGCATCCAACTGGCACTGACGGTATTCTTCAAGTTGGTTTTGATTCCGATTTTCGGTCTGACGCTGGCTGTCCTCTACGGATTGACCGGAGAAAATTTGGTGCCGATGCTGACGATGCTGGGTGGTCCAACAGCCGTATCCAGCTACACGATGGCGCAACAGATGGGCGGGGATCCGGACTTGGCGAGCCAAATCGTCGTATTCACCACCATCTTTTCGATGTTCAGTCTGGTCGTGTTCATAACGGTCCTGAAATCATTGTTATTGATTTGA
- the udk gene encoding uridine kinase, with the protein MIIIGITGGSGAGKTTVAKTIAKRLGKGNVVYVSQDWYYKDQTHLSAEEREKLNLDHPNAFDNELLIADLETLRSGQDIEAPIYDFGVQARSKKTTTIASKPVVILEGILILAIPKLVTMIDIKIFVDAEPDIRLIRRIDRDIRERNSTYESTIARYLTTVKPMHDAFIEPSKVQADIIVPRGGQNDIATDMLGDLVEHYSHHHV; encoded by the coding sequence ATGATCATCATCGGGATTACCGGAGGGTCGGGAGCCGGCAAAACGACCGTAGCAAAAACAATCGCAAAAAGACTGGGCAAGGGCAATGTCGTCTATGTATCGCAGGATTGGTACTACAAAGATCAGACGCATCTGAGTGCAGAAGAGCGCGAAAAACTGAATCTCGATCACCCAAATGCCTTCGATAACGAACTCCTGATAGCCGATTTGGAGACACTCCGCTCCGGACAAGACATCGAGGCGCCGATCTACGATTTCGGTGTGCAAGCGCGGTCGAAAAAGACGACTACGATCGCATCGAAACCGGTCGTCATCCTGGAAGGGATCCTGATTTTAGCCATACCCAAATTGGTAACGATGATCGATATCAAAATATTTGTCGATGCTGAACCGGATATCCGCTTGATCAGGAGGATCGATCGGGATATCCGGGAACGTAACAGTACCTACGAGAGTACGATCGCCCGCTATCTGACGACCGTCAAACCGATGCATGATGCCTTCATTGAGCCGTCGAAAGTTCAAGCCGACATCATTGTGCCGCGAGGGGGCCAGAACGACATCGCCACCGACATGCTGGGAGACTTGGTGGAACACTATAGCCATCACCATGTTTAA
- a CDS encoding helix-turn-helix domain-containing protein, which produces MDNTELLTRFNLTRHEATIYLTLLADGDLNGYEVSKITGISRSNAYASLASLVEKGAAFIIEGETTRYTPVPVEEFCGNKIRSLQESKQELIKNIPQRREDAEGYITITGEHRIMDKMRNMISESKSRVYLSVSGNILPELLSEMQAAHQRGIKMVVITDTPFPQEGMTVHVLEKPKKQVRIIVDSTTVLTGDIDEGEFSTCLYSGKKNVVDLLKESLQNEIKVVEMMRGFEAK; this is translated from the coding sequence GTGGATAACACAGAATTGTTGACGCGATTTAATTTGACCAGACACGAAGCAACCATCTACCTGACTTTGCTTGCGGACGGGGATCTGAACGGCTATGAAGTATCGAAGATAACCGGTATTTCGCGTTCGAACGCCTACGCATCATTGGCTTCGTTGGTTGAAAAAGGAGCGGCCTTCATCATCGAAGGGGAGACGACCCGTTATACGCCGGTACCTGTGGAGGAATTCTGCGGGAACAAAATCCGTTCCCTTCAGGAATCCAAGCAGGAATTGATCAAGAACATCCCGCAAAGAAGAGAAGATGCGGAGGGGTACATAACCATCACAGGCGAGCACCGCATAATGGACAAAATGCGCAATATGATTTCAGAATCGAAATCCCGCGTCTACTTGTCCGTGTCCGGAAATATCCTGCCGGAACTTTTGTCGGAAATGCAGGCTGCGCATCAGCGCGGCATTAAAATGGTCGTCATAACCGATACGCCTTTCCCGCAGGAAGGCATGACTGTTCATGTTTTGGAGAAACCGAAGAAGCAAGTGCGGATCATCGTGGATTCCACGACCGTTCTGACCGGTGATATCGATGAGGGTGAGTTTTCCACTTGTCTGTACTCCGGGAAGAAAAATGTAGTTGATTTATTGAAAGAATCGTTGCAGAACGAAATCAAAGTAGTCGAAATGATGAGAGGATTTGAAGCGAAATGA
- a CDS encoding diaminopimelate decarboxylase translates to MTKKVFVEKEQLEEIVKQYPTPFHLYDEKGIRENARKLNEAFSWNKGFKEYFAVKATPTPAILQILKEEGCGVDCSTYTELIMADALGFKADEIMFSSNVTPKEDFQLARKLNATINLDDFTHIDFLEEAAGLPETVSCRFNPGGEFTINNEIMDKPEDAKYGFTRPQLTEGFKKLMAKGVKHFGLHSFLASNNVADEYYPILAGILFQTAVELKEETGADITFINLSGGIGIPYLPEQKAADVAKIGEGVRKAFEEILVPAGLGDVAIYTELGRYMLGPYGCLVATAIHEKHIYKDYIGLDASAVNLLRPAMYGAYHHITVMGKEDQPADHLYDVTGGLCENNDKFAINRMLPKIDIGDLVVIHDTGAHGFSMGYNYNGKLRSAEILLKEDGGTEMIRRPETPADYFATFDFTGLFKDVK, encoded by the coding sequence ATGACAAAAAAAGTATTTGTTGAAAAAGAGCAATTGGAAGAAATCGTAAAACAGTATCCGACCCCCTTCCATTTATATGATGAAAAAGGCATTCGGGAGAATGCGCGTAAACTGAATGAGGCCTTCTCTTGGAACAAAGGATTCAAGGAATACTTCGCCGTTAAGGCAACCCCGACACCGGCCATTCTGCAGATTCTCAAGGAGGAAGGCTGTGGCGTTGACTGTTCGACCTATACAGAGTTGATCATGGCCGATGCGCTAGGCTTCAAAGCCGACGAAATCATGTTTTCATCAAACGTGACGCCTAAGGAAGATTTTCAACTTGCCCGCAAACTGAATGCGACCATCAATTTGGATGACTTTACCCACATCGATTTTCTGGAAGAAGCAGCCGGACTGCCGGAAACGGTCAGCTGCAGATTCAATCCTGGTGGCGAGTTTACGATCAATAATGAAATCATGGACAAACCCGAAGATGCAAAATATGGCTTCACACGTCCGCAATTGACTGAAGGCTTCAAAAAGTTGATGGCAAAAGGAGTGAAACATTTCGGTCTGCACTCGTTCTTGGCCAGCAATAACGTAGCGGATGAGTATTATCCGATCTTGGCAGGCATCCTGTTCCAGACGGCCGTCGAACTGAAGGAAGAAACCGGCGCGGATATCACTTTCATCAACCTTTCAGGCGGAATCGGCATCCCTTACCTTCCGGAGCAAAAAGCTGCGGACGTGGCGAAAATCGGTGAAGGGGTCCGCAAGGCGTTCGAAGAGATTTTGGTACCTGCCGGCCTTGGAGATGTCGCAATCTATACAGAGCTGGGCAGATACATGCTCGGGCCATACGGTTGTTTGGTGGCAACGGCCATCCACGAAAAGCACATCTACAAAGATTACATCGGTCTGGATGCCAGTGCAGTCAATTTATTGCGTCCGGCGATGTATGGGGCTTATCACCACATCACCGTGATGGGTAAAGAAGATCAGCCAGCGGATCACCTGTATGATGTGACCGGAGGATTGTGCGAAAACAACGACAAATTCGCCATCAACCGGATGCTGCCTAAAATTGACATTGGTGACTTGGTCGTGATCCATGACACAGGAGCGCACGGCTTCTCGATGGGCTACAACTACAACGGGAAATTGCGCTCAGCCGAAATCCTGTTGAAGGAAGACGGCGGCACAGAAATGATCCGTCGCCCGGAAACACCAGCGGATTACTTTGCAACGTTCGATTTCACGGGCTTGTTCAAAGACGTAAAATAA